The genomic segment TTACGGCTGGCAACAAAATAAGGGTTATCCAACGCGTGCCCACCGCGAAGCGATCAGCAAGCATGGGATAACCCCTTATCACAGAAAAACGTTTACGTTATTGCCTTCGCAACTTACGCTGGATTTCTGATCAGGCCTCTTCCCTGGATTTAAATGCCATGGCGTACAGACGCATCTGCTTCAACATGGCAACCAGTCCGTTTGAACGGGTGGGAGATAAGTGCTCTTTCAATCCGATCTTATCAACAAAATAAAGATCGGCATTCAATATTTCATCGGGCGTATGACTCGAAATAATCTTTATCAGCAGGGATACAATTCCCTTAACAATCACAGCATCGCTTTCGCCCTGGAAATGGATCAACCCATCTGAATAATCGGCTTGCAGCCATACACGGCTCTGGCACCCTTCGATCAGGTTGCTTTCCGTTTTGTATTTGTCGTCCAGCGGAGCCAATGAATTTCCCAATTCAATAAGCAAGGCATATTTGTCCATCCAGTCGTCGAAGGCCGAAAACTCTTCAATAATCTCGTCCTGAATCTCGTTAATCGTCATCTTTTTATATCCATTTATTGATTATATACCACTTGAAGAACCGTTTGTCCCACTGCTTTCAGTGTTTCACGGTCTATATTATCCATTGTATCGTTTTGTGTGTGCCAGTGGGGACCGAAACCATTGTCCGACTCGGGATCGGTATAAATGATGTCGATGCAGGGAATGTTGCGTCCCAGAATCACATACTGATGGTCGTCTGTAATGGCACCACCTTCCGCATTGATAAAAAACTTACCGTATCCTAAATCCCGTGCGGTACTCCAAACCAGTTCCACAATCTGCGGAGCATAACGCATGGATGTCGCCTCCTTGAAGAAGGAGGCATTCTTTGCACCAACCATGTCGAGCAATATACCGAAGTCGGCTTTATACCCTTTCACATGCGGATTCTTTGCCCAGAACTGAGCACCCAGGCACCAGGTGTTTTCTTTATATTCCTTTACAAATTCGGGAGTCCCGTAATCTTCCGCATCAAAGAAGATGATGTCTATACCTATGGCCGGCGACTTAATCGAAAACTGACGGGCCATTTCCAGCAGTACACCTACACCGCTCGCACCATCGTCGGCACCATCTATCGGCTTCTTATGGTTGGCAGGATCCTTGTCATGGTCGGCATACGGACGGCTGTCCCAATGGGCAAACAGCAACACCCGTTTACTGTTCTCCGGATTGTAAGAGCCGATAATGTTTTTAGCCTTCAGCTGCGTGCCGTTATAGGCAGTCAGCGTAGCCTCCTGTTCGTACACCTGTGCCCCGAAACGTTTCAGTTCGCTGGTCAGGTAGTTTCCACAAGCCACATGCGCTTCCGAGTTGGGAACACGCGGACCGAATTTAACCTGATTCTCAACAAACACCCAGGCACTGTCGGCATCAAAAGCCGGTACGTTCTGCTGTTTAACCGGTTGCGATTCCACTTTTGCTGAAGAGGAAGAAGGAGTCTGACTGCAGGATATCATGGCAGCGGCAAATAAGATATATAGCATTTTTGTAAACATAATTCAATTATTTGAAAGTTGATCCACACCGGCAGCCTGTTGCACCGCGTTCATCACACGCAACAAGTTACCACCCCATATCTTTTCAATCTCCGGTTCCGTATATCCCAGTCCCAGAAGTTTAACTGTAATCTGAATCAGTTCGTTGGAAGAACGGCAACCCAACAGTTCACCCCCTCCGTCAAAATCGGAACCGATACCCACATAGTCTACACCCACCAGGTCGGCCACATACCGGATGTGCTCCAGCGCATCGTCGATGCTTGCTTTTGCCGGTTCAGGATTGATAAATTCGTTGTAAAGGCAAATCTGCACCACACCCGCTTTGGCGGCAATGGCACGTATCTGATCGTCGGTCAGGTTTCTCGGATGATCACATAAAGCACGCACCGAAGAGTGCGAAGCGATAACCGGAACCGAACTCTCCTTCATCACATCGTAAAACGTAGCTTCCGAAGCATGAGACACATCCACCATGATTCCCAAACGGTTCATCTCCTTAACCGCCTCTTTCCCAAGAGGACTCAACCCGTTCCACTCCGGTTCACCCACAGCCGAATCACACAGATCGTTGCTGCCGTTGTGACAAAGCGTAATGTAGGTAACCCCTTCCTCTTTGAAACGTTCCAGATTCCTGAGATCCTTTCCCATGGCATAACCGTTTTCCACAGCGATAAAGAAAGCCTTCTTTCCCTCCTTCTTCAGTTGGATGAAGTCGGCAGTATTAGTGGCAACACCCACCCGCTGTTCCTGAAGCGCCACCTGCTCCCGTATCTGGCGGAAACGCCTGAAAGCGAAGTTGGATGCCTCCTGCAGCGACTGGTCATCCCGCTCACCCTGAGCCTGGTAAGCCACCAGAAATGCAGCATCGATATGCCCCATCTCCATCAACGGAAGGTTAACCTTACCGGGGCCTTGCTGACCAATATCAAAGTCCTCGTCAAAAAACTGCGGAGTATCGCAATGCGAATCGATGGAAAGAATCGTGCGGTGTATCGATTTGGCCAGGTTATAAAGCGTAGCCTCCTCTATGTGGAAACGAAACAGTTCGCGCATCAGCTCATCACCTGCGGCAGCCATGGTTTCGGGATGCCACTGCACACTGATAAGCGGATAAAAAGGATAGGCCTCCATCCCCTCGTTGATACCGTCGGACGCTGTGGCATTGGCTTTAAATCCAGGAGCCACCTCCTTTACGGCCTGGTGATGCAGCGAATTCACCTTAATCTTATCCTGGTTGTCCGTCAGAATCCCCAACAGGGAGTTGGGTTCTACTGTAACGGTGTGCGAAGCGAAAGCCTTGTCGTGTTGCTGACTATGCTTGATAGTCTCCGTTGGATGTTGGGTCCGTATATCCTGATACATGGACCCTCCAAAAGCCATGTTGATAAGCTGATGCCCCCTGCAGATCCCGAAAACCGGCATACAGCGGTCGGCCGCCAGCTTCAACAACATAAAATCGTAGGTATCCCTTACAGGATCACCCTCCTGAAGAGCCGGTATCGGTTCTTCCTCCCACATCAGCGGATTAATATCCCCACCGCCGGAAAGAAGCAGTCCGTCCAGTTGAGAAACAATGGCCGACAATGCATCCAAGTTGGTGGTAACCGGAATAAGTACCGGAGCACCTCCGGCATCGGCAACCGACTGAATGTATGTATTATTGATACAGGAAAGCCCCTCCTTCTGATTAGCCGAAACCCCGATCAGCGGCCGTACGTTCTCTCCCCGGGGAGATAGGCCCGCCTCCACTGCCCGGTGCAGTTCGTTAATTGTTAGCAGAAGCGCTTCCCTGTCCATAGTCTTTTAAGCATCAATTCTTGCGTAAGTCGCATTCTCTTCGATAAATTCGCGGCGCGGAGCAACCTCTTCACCCATCAACATGGAGAAGACAAGATCGGCTTCGGCAGCATTATCAATCGTAACCTGACGCAAGGTCCGGTGTTCCGGATTCATAGTCGTATCCCACAACTGGTGGTCGTTCATCTCTCCCAAACCTTTGTATCGTTGTGTATGGATCTGGTTTTCGTTACCGTTACCATAGCGGTCGATAAAGGCCTGACGCTGCTGCTCTGTCCAGCAATACTCTTCCGTTTTACCCTTCTTGCAGAGGTAGAGCGGTGGAGTGGCGATGTACACATAGCCATTCTCGATAAGCGGACGCATGTGGCGGAAAAAGAAAGTAAGAATAAGCGTTGCGATGTGGCTTCCGTCCACGTCGGCATCGGTCATGATTATCACCTTCTGATAACGAAGTTTGGCAATGTTCAGCGCCTTCGAATCCTCTTCGGTTCCGATGGTCACACCCAGTGCCGTATAAATATTGCGTATTTCCTCGCTTTCAAGCACCTTGTGCTGCATAGCCTTCTCCACGTTCAGGATCTTACCACGAAGCGGCAGGATCGCCTGGAAGTTACGGTCGCGGCCCTGTTTAGCCGTTCCACCTGCCGAGTCCCCTTCGACAAGGAACAATTCACACATGGCAGCATCTTTAGACGAGCAGTCGGCCAACTTACCCGGAAGTCCACCTCCCGACAGCGGCGACTTACGCTGTACCATTTCGCGTGCCTTACGGGCAGCGTGACGAGCCGTAGCGGCCAGAATCACCTTGTCAACAATAATCTTTGCCTCCTTGGGATGCTCTTCCAGGTAATTACCCAGCGCCTCACCGATTGCCATATCCACAGCACCCATCACCTCGTTGTTACCAAGTTTGGTTTTGGTCTGTCCCTCAAACTGAGGCTCGGCCACCTTGATAGAGATAACAGCCGTCAACCCCTCGCGGAAGTCGTCACCCTGAATATCCACCTTCACCTTATCCAGCATCTTCGAATCTTCCGCATACTTTTTCAGTGTACGGGTAAGACCTCTGCGGAAACCTGCCAGGTGAGTACCCCCTTCAATGGTGTTGATATTGTTAACGTACGAATATACATTCTCGTTGTAAGAGGTGTTGTAAGTCATCGCCACTTCCACAGGAATACCCTGTTTTTCGGTAATGATATGGATGCTATTATCCACCAGCTTTTCTTTGGTGCGGTCCAGGTAGCGAACAAACTCCTTCAAACCCTCATCCGAATGGAATGTTTCGGTCTTAAAAGTACCATCTTCCTTAGGCGAGCGTTTGTCGGTCAGCGTAAGGGTGATACCCGCATTCAGGTAAGAAAGTTCCCGCAGGCGGTCGGCCAACGTCTTGTACTGATAGTCGGTTGTGGTAAAAATGGAACCATCCGGTTTAAAGGTGATCTTAGTACCTGTAACAGTAGACGTTCCTACAACCTGCACTTCGTGCAGCGGCTTTCCGCAAGAATACTCCTGCATATACAGGTTGCCGTTACGACGTACTTCGGCCTTCATGTAAGACGACAATGCGTTTACACACGAAACACCTACACCATGCAAACCTCCGGAAACCTTGTATGAATCTTTGTCGAATTTACCACCGGCATGTAAAACGGTAAGTACCACCTCCAATGCCGATTTGTTTTCTTTCTCATGAAAATCAACAGGAATACCACGTCCGTTGTCAGCTACAGAAATTGAATTGTCTTCGTTAATAACCACATCAATCTTGTTGCAATGACCGGCCATGGCCTCGTCGATAGAGTTGTCTACTACTTCATACACCAGGTGATGCAGACCTTTTTCACTGATGTCGCCAATATACATGGCAGGTCTTTTTCGTACAGCTTCTAACCCTTCAAGCACCTGAATACTATCCGCTGAATAGGAGCCGGACGTATTCTTTAATTCTTCACTCATGAGTTTGTTTTTATTTTAATTCTGTTAGTATCTTTCTTCTATCAAAAAACTAACAAATGTAGTGATAATAATTGACTTGGCATAAGGCGGAGATGTGAAAAATAGTGTAAAATGGGTAAGCTTCCGAAATGCAGGGGAGGGTGGGGTATAGATACGAAAAAAGCCGGATCAATTTGATCCAGCTTATGCTTTCGGTAGCCCATAGGGGAATCGAACCCCTCTTTCAAGAATGAAAATCTTGCGTCCTAACCGATAGACGAATGGGCCATTCAGGTTTAAAACCGGATACAATAATCCGGATTCTACTTTAAAAGCAGTAAACCTTT from the Macellibacteroides fermentans genome contains:
- a CDS encoding SufE family protein; its protein translation is MTINEIQDEIIEEFSAFDDWMDKYALLIELGNSLAPLDDKYKTESNLIEGCQSRVWLQADYSDGLIHFQGESDAVIVKGIVSLLIKIISSHTPDEILNADLYFVDKIGLKEHLSPTRSNGLVAMLKQMRLYAMAFKSREEA
- a CDS encoding M20 family metallopeptidase, whose protein sequence is MFTKMLYILFAAAMISCSQTPSSSSAKVESQPVKQQNVPAFDADSAWVFVENQVKFGPRVPNSEAHVACGNYLTSELKRFGAQVYEQEATLTAYNGTQLKAKNIIGSYNPENSKRVLLFAHWDSRPYADHDKDPANHKKPIDGADDGASGVGVLLEMARQFSIKSPAIGIDIIFFDAEDYGTPEFVKEYKENTWCLGAQFWAKNPHVKGYKADFGILLDMVGAKNASFFKEATSMRYAPQIVELVWSTARDLGYGKFFINAEGGAITDDHQYVILGRNIPCIDIIYTDPESDNGFGPHWHTQNDTMDNIDRETLKAVGQTVLQVVYNQ
- a CDS encoding gamma-glutamyl-gamma-aminobutyrate hydrolase family protein is translated as MDREALLLTINELHRAVEAGLSPRGENVRPLIGVSANQKEGLSCINNTYIQSVADAGGAPVLIPVTTNLDALSAIVSQLDGLLLSGGGDINPLMWEEEPIPALQEGDPVRDTYDFMLLKLAADRCMPVFGICRGHQLINMAFGGSMYQDIRTQHPTETIKHSQQHDKAFASHTVTVEPNSLLGILTDNQDKIKVNSLHHQAVKEVAPGFKANATASDGINEGMEAYPFYPLISVQWHPETMAAAGDELMRELFRFHIEEATLYNLAKSIHRTILSIDSHCDTPQFFDEDFDIGQQGPGKVNLPLMEMGHIDAAFLVAYQAQGERDDQSLQEASNFAFRRFRQIREQVALQEQRVGVATNTADFIQLKKEGKKAFFIAVENGYAMGKDLRNLERFKEEGVTYITLCHNGSNDLCDSAVGEPEWNGLSPLGKEAVKEMNRLGIMVDVSHASEATFYDVMKESSVPVIASHSSVRALCDHPRNLTDDQIRAIAAKAGVVQICLYNEFINPEPAKASIDDALEHIRYVADLVGVDYVGIGSDFDGGGELLGCRSSNELIQITVKLLGLGYTEPEIEKIWGGNLLRVMNAVQQAAGVDQLSNN
- the gyrB gene encoding DNA topoisomerase (ATP-hydrolyzing) subunit B → MSEELKNTSGSYSADSIQVLEGLEAVRKRPAMYIGDISEKGLHHLVYEVVDNSIDEAMAGHCNKIDVVINEDNSISVADNGRGIPVDFHEKENKSALEVVLTVLHAGGKFDKDSYKVSGGLHGVGVSCVNALSSYMKAEVRRNGNLYMQEYSCGKPLHEVQVVGTSTVTGTKITFKPDGSIFTTTDYQYKTLADRLRELSYLNAGITLTLTDKRSPKEDGTFKTETFHSDEGLKEFVRYLDRTKEKLVDNSIHIITEKQGIPVEVAMTYNTSYNENVYSYVNNINTIEGGTHLAGFRRGLTRTLKKYAEDSKMLDKVKVDIQGDDFREGLTAVISIKVAEPQFEGQTKTKLGNNEVMGAVDMAIGEALGNYLEEHPKEAKIIVDKVILAATARHAARKAREMVQRKSPLSGGGLPGKLADCSSKDAAMCELFLVEGDSAGGTAKQGRDRNFQAILPLRGKILNVEKAMQHKVLESEEIRNIYTALGVTIGTEEDSKALNIAKLRYQKVIIMTDADVDGSHIATLILTFFFRHMRPLIENGYVYIATPPLYLCKKGKTEEYCWTEQQRQAFIDRYGNGNENQIHTQRYKGLGEMNDHQLWDTTMNPEHRTLRQVTIDNAAEADLVFSMLMGEEVAPRREFIEENATYARIDA